The DNA window TCGAAGGACCCCCTTCCAGGGTCTTTCCACCAAAGTCATGTTTTCTAGAGAGTTCTcttttgtttcatatttttattttttttatttttcctttatttaatacttatcttttaaaactttataaatttatttttaaataaaaatataataattcaactaattaaagacttaaataatctatatttttattaaatacaaatttattaaaacccTTAAATACCAAATTATCCTTTATTTAATAgatttattgtaaaaataataaatgaccCTAACTTGATTTTTTCGTGTTCGGGTCCAGTAGTGTTTTAGTAGTGTTTGGCATCTAAAATTGTCTGTcctaatttaaatgttaaaatgatgattagtttaaaataataaaaattaaagtaaaatatttttgtttatacaaatctaaataataaaaaaaaaacttcccaagatcaaacaagcactTATAGTAaactgaattttaaaaaaatccctAAAAATCCGAAAAGAATCTAATATGAAAGAGCCAAAAGTGGACCCCTTAACCAAATTAAGAAACATTGAACCTGATCATAAAGACAACGTGAAACTTCTACCACTAACGGTTAGGTCATAGATTATTGGGTCGGTCCCAAGATTGGCTCTCTGCAAGGGCGGGATGGGTTatgtgtcattttttttattttctctctcctccagCGTGTCTCTTCTTATCCAGGCTGTAAAAAACCGGTGTTATCTATAATACACTCATTCCACACGCACTTATtcacatacaaaataaaatttttcttCCACAATTTGGAAGAAACAATTCACACTCTACAACTGCCACAGTCACTCCCACTGTTAACTAATTACAAAAGATTCAATCTTTATTCAAATGGATATGTCTGATTTCTCCGATCTGTTTCCGTCCTTGTATCCATCAGAATCATCAAATTCAGATCTTGTTGACAATAgaaccaccaccaccaccaccgccgCCGCCAATATTGAAATAGAAGAAGAGGTTCATTTGGCTTCAAGCAATCCCAAAAAACGAGCTGGTCGGAAGAAATTTCAAGAAACCCGTCACCCTGTTTTCCGCGGCATTAGGCAGAGGAATACCGGCAAGTGGGTTTGCGAAGTCCGGGAGCCCAACAAGACAACCAGGATTTGGCTTGGAACTTTTCCGACAATCGAGATGGCGGCGAGGGCTTATGACGTGGCGGCGCTAGCTCTCAGAGGACGACTTAGGATTCCGACATCAACAGATCCGAAAGAGATTCAGAGGGCTGCGGCTGAGGCGGCGGAGGAATTTCGGCCGTCAAGTGTGACGGAGTATGCCTTGAACTTTCCGACCAACGAGAATGTGGGAGACGACGATTCGGTCTTAGGTGGCGGCGAACAGGTGGGATTCTGCGCTGACATGGCAGAAGGGCCTCTGTTATCGCCACCTCGTCATAGTACAGATGGATGTTATTTCAGCGATAATGAAGTGGACTTCTATCATGACCTAACACTATGGAATTATTGAGCTTAATTATAGTCTAGTAAATTTTGTACAAGTTAAAAGTTATATCAACAGTAATTTTATAAGCTGTTTGAAATAACTTGTACACAAGTAAGTTTAtcactatatataaataatattatcaaaaagtGAGTgggtcaaaaaaaaaataataaaaacaaagaacTTGACATGATCAGGAATGTTCCATAGAAAGTTCGTGAAATGACCAAGTCAAAAATCCTAGTGTCAACATTCATTATCACCAAACGGGTCCACGtgtcatataattatttttagttgtgaaattatttcattaatcattaagaTAGTGACCTCATCTTATTATGATTATGGTTATGGCTAGGTGTTTTTccaataagaaaagaaaatgattatgtatatatttttatacgatttaacacAATTTGATTTAGAagataaattaatcaaaactaGAAGATCTTAGTTTTGATagtaaaattacaaataaactattcaaaagtttttgaatggtAAATAgccaaatcaaattataaaaacactGTAAACCAAGTTACAAACACATGTTAACACATGAAACTACAATCTATTTATCACAATTGTGTTAAAAGTCATATTATTGACTtgcaataattaaattattattaaataaatcaataattaattaatttattatttttgtgtttccTTTTCTCTTatccatatatttatttaaaattattcttgttaaaataaataaaggaaaaggAAATGAGTATTTCTTAGTATTCATCAAAAACATTGAATAGAAACAAACTAGAAAACTTAGAAAACATAAGCCagttaaataccaaaattaactAACAATGTATTGTATGCTACATTTTCTGTATTAGCCAAATTTATATTTGGAAACAAATAGCTACATGTTCACAAATTAAGATCGAAAATGAAAATACATGCATAAGAAATCATAtgtattattatcattttcttaGATTCAACACGTTATTATCATTTTCTTAGATTCAACACGTTTTTGTTAGCATTATAAACTTTTGTGTTTCCTTTTCTCTTatccatatatttatttaaaattattcttattaaaataaataaaggaaaaggAAATGAGTATTTCTTAGTATTCATCAAAAACATTGAATAGAAACAAACTAGAAAACTTAGAAAACAAAAGCCagttaaataccaaaattaactAACAATGTATTGTATGCTACATTTTCTATATAAGCCAAATTTACATTTTGAAACAAATAGCTAAGTGATGAAACAAAGTTTGTTTTTCACAAATTAagatagaaaatgaaaatacaTGCATAAGAAATCATATGTATTATTCATATCATTTTCTTAGATTCAACACGTTTAATCGATGGTTGAGATCTCCCAATACCACGTCTTTCGGAGTTCATATCTATCTCCTCATACGATCATCCACATCATAAGTCTCCTCATACGTCTTTGGAATCTCCCTAATTATCTTCCTCCTCCCATACGTGCCGCTCTTGAGCCACTCGACCACGTCCAACATACTAGGTCGGTTATCAGGATTCCCATCCGTGCACCTTATTGCCACCAAAACCGCCGCCCTTAGTTGCGACAAATCATATTTCCCTTTCAACTTTTGATCCGCCATGCTATCAAACGAGCCCTCGTGAACATACGGTGTGACCCATTGCACGATATCCCTCTTCATTCCCCCTGGAAGTTTCTCCAAGGGCTTTCTTCCGCTTATGATCTCCAATACAAGTATCCCAAAGCTGTAAACGTCGCAACTCTCAGAAACTTTTCCCCACATAGCGTACTCGGGTGCTAGGTACCCTATGGTACCCTTCACTCGAGTAGTCACATGGGTAACACCGTCGGGAATCAACTTCGCGAATCCAAAGTCTGCTACTTTTGGCTCGAATTCCGAGTCGAGTAGAACGTTGCTCGCTTTAATGTCTCTATGTATGATGTGAGGGTTTGCCTTGTGGTGCAAGTAACTCCAATTTTCACCCCATACCAAAACAAAAACGAGATTAAGCTAGAACGTGAGATTTGTCATACAAACAAAATGAAGGTGATATGGATCTTATGAAATTACTTACGATAACCCTTGTGCCGATCCAACAACTATGTTCATTCTTCGAGGCCAATCGAGCAAGCAATGGCCCACGAGTTGGCCATGAAGATGCGTGATTAAGCTCTGATTGGACATGTAATCGTAAACAATGAGCCTCTCATCACCGCCGGCATAGAATCCTCTAAGACCAAGTAGATTCTTGTGTCTTACTCTACCGTGAATCTCCACTTCAACCGCAAACTCCCTCTCCGCTTTTGCGCTCATTGCCTTCAATCTCTTCACGGCTATCTAGATATATATACAAACATGTACAAACAATACACGCTTCCAAATCCTCCCTCGCCGATCTTATTATCATTGTGAAAATTGTTTGTGGCATGGAGGAGTTCCTTCAAAGTGTAGATTTCCCACGGATAGTTAACCTCGCTTTCGTTTCTCCTTAATTATAATAGTGGATTAACGATGAATTAGTCTTCTCAAAGAACACACTAAGAACTTACTAATTGTCGAAATTGATGCTTACTTGGGCTCCGGTACTTGTTCTCCAGTCCGAAAAGACATTTGAAACACTTCTTGAACATGTTCATTATTTTCCTAAGAGAGAGATGTTTGATCCTCGATCCACAAAAAGAGAGGAAGTCTAGAGAGAAGTGTAACAAGAATATATGGAGATAACAAGGATTATAATGATATGAAGAACACAACTATGGCTAGCTAGCTTagattaaattatgtttaaaagaTTGTTTATGTTCATGAATGAGAGGACATATTGGGACGATGATTAATATTCAATGAAATTAACaatttttagattaattaattatctcatatcatattatatatatatatatatatatatatatatatatatatatatatatatatatatatatatatatatatatatatatatatatatatatatatatatatatatatggctaATTTGATTCAGATTATTCTCAGCTTATTGACGCCAGCTTATTCTCAAATACGTTTATATGATCTCAGTTTATTTAATCGTTAAACTTGTGTAGATTTGATATATCCTATACGCctagcttatttatttataatatttataatatttaataattaatattatatatatataatgttatatatatatatttattaatttaattttaaatattaataaatgatttaaattaaaaaataaaatatatttgaaaataaattatattaatatattattttttataattttattgttaatatataattttaattattaataaatgacttaaattgaaaaataatatattttaaaataaatgatatgaatatattaatttttataaatatataattttaaatatatttaatataaatatgatataatatatatatatatatatatatatatatatatatatatatatataaaagtatttaataatatttaataatatcttttttacattttcacaCTTCTCTCTATGATCCAATCTTTcaattgtcaatttatttttgggCTCTCTCACACTTTTAGTATTATCATTCAGGATTCATCTCAATTGTATTAAGTATTTTAggtttcatttttaaaattataattataaatttaaaatattaaagtgtatttatattttatattttgtttaattattttatatattaaaatatatctattattaataataaataaaaatatatttaaatatatgttttttattataataattttatataaaaatattataaatatatggaatagatgagagaataaataaaatgattagaaaaaaattaaatagatgagagagaatgaataaaatgattagaaataaatgaaataaatgaaagaaaatgaataaaaaaaatatataaaaatgatgagagagaaaaacgctgagattataatcttaaacgctgagattataatcttaaacgaTGAGGAGGAATGTAGAGagaaatttgagtttaaacgcaaaagTGTGTTTGATTGTAATTTTTTGCGCGAGCTTATTAAGCAAAGTTACTGTAGCGCCTTATTACGTAGACGCCCATACGCAACTTATTAATGCcgaatcaaacaaggcctataACAACTTTTATGACTTGTATGCAACTTTTGGATGGATTGAAATAAAGGTTGTTTTGGCTCAAATAATTctgatttttaagaaaaaagttCGAGAGGGTTCACTTGTCGGAAATGAATTTCTAGACTCGCATATATCTCAACATTAGGTACAACAAAATTGGTTAGTTATTatgtaagaaaaatattttagctttttataattttttccaggagatgttgaaaatttattttaatgcaTTCTTAGTCTAATATGTAaatgttgaaaatttattttaatgcaTTCTTAGTCTAATATGTAAATGGTGAAGAAAGAagactatttaatttttttttatccaaatagGGGTGACGTAACTATCTTAATCTTGccaaatttaaatgtcataaaatatactattttcttttatatatttattaacctatttatttatttttttgaaaaacgacttagtgtcatttcattaaaacccTAAAAGATGgaaaatgagtttcaagaaacAAAGTTAGACAGaacttaactttattaaaaaagtcaaatgagtttcaaacaactgaattacagaataaacataacaacaaataattgaattacaaacaagtcatcaaacaagaactatttgaaccttcattttcttgtaatgattttataggggATATTCCATCTTTGACTGAGTTTCCAACTGTTTTCATTAATCGGAATTCTCCTCCatgtatgtatgagagcgttgcCATCAGAAACAATACCATCCCAAACTTTTCCTTCTATTCTCTTATTCGTGCTATGAatttttgtatttctttctctccaAGTATTGTAGACCAGGGctccaaagaagcatttgaaaatatttgtgtaaaaaCTATCTCCCTTAGCCTTTTTCTTTACAAGCTCTATGATTTCGTTCCATATACATGGAAATTCAGTGATATTCATGTTCTGAGCAAAATTGATCTACAACTTGGATACAAATGCGCACTCCCCAAACAAGTGGTCAATGCTTTCCTCTTTTACTGTGCAGATTGGGAAATTGACATATggaatattcatatacttcttaatttCGTCTCTTATTGCCAATCTTTTCCTAAATGTCAGCCAAAGAATGAATTGGTTTCGAGGTATAACCTTTGAAGACCAGACTACTTTATGCCAATCGACCACCACCTCCTTTATTCTAATGATCTCCCATGCTTTTTCTGCCACAAACTTTCCATTTATAACAATATCCCAGCTCTTTGTATCAATGTTTCTattgaattgtatattattgatcAGATTCAGAATTCTGACTCCTTCTAGAATACTCCTAAGAATAGAACTACATTTTCCCTTTTGAATATCTCTAATTGAGTACAAGagacattttcttttaattctGATTCTAATAGATTGAAATTCCTCCCTAAGAATTATGAGATTATTCTCTAACCATGGATCGTGCCagaataatatttcattttcattctcaATTCTGAACTTCATCATTTGATATGTCTCTACTCTGGTTCTTAGGATTTTCTTTAAGGACCATgccatttcatttttaatttttaacatatttgtttatttgtttgtgTTTATTGGGTTTAATTAGAAAATAGTCTAGAATTTATTCCTTTTGGAATGCAATCAATACAACACCCTCTccaagataattatttattcaaaatttcgtACAATAAATCcatataagaattttaaaaaaaataattttataggcttgaaattatttaaaaattataaattagagaaCAAAAATTCAGTATTTAAAAACTTTGATTGAGGCTTTCTCAAATTCAAGAAGATAACCCTCTTGATAAAAGTTCAAACCATGAAGGAGTAGGCAATAAAACCACCCAAACATGTTTTTCTCATGTTTTAGTAGATAAAGTGAAAAAAACTAATGAAATCATAAATCAATTAGCTACTTGAAgtattataatgatattttcttGAGTTGTTGTTGTCAAGTTGCTCCTAGTCAACTCATTTGTTGGATTACCactaaacaataaaaatattgctTATGAATATAAAATTCTGAAATGATAACATGAAATGCATATATGAAAGTGTATAACTTCGAACGTGTTTGGTTATcaataagaaaataagattatgTTCTTAAAATGAGCAGTGAGGAGTGAAGCCAATTctgaaattgataaaaatgaaaaatcacaaaaatatttaacaaaatcttgTTCATTAAACAATAAGTCTAGACATAGTTCACTACAAAACAATTGTCAAATCGCAACGTATAGCTGcaacattttgttttttaatgcAAATTTTAAAGAACTGCAATACACCttccaataaaaatatgaaatattgcAAATCTTCCAACTATATTTTCAACGAAAACGTATTTTTACGGAAAATATAATCTGGAAagaatttaatgcaaaatatattaCTAGAAATggaaaaatctaatattttttctaaaattatattaatatatcctTGCAACTAAACTAGTAATAAGGAAGTCACAAAATAATGCTGATAATAATACTAACATATATTCACGTCAGTGTTTGCAAAAATTTttgcaataaaaattattttcattaactaTTGTAAgaaatactatataaataagGTTGTGATTATTGCAAATTAAAGTCACAAGTAGTTGAGATaatattgataagaaaatttgtaataaacattgcattaacacaaataaataatatattcgcAACTAATACTGCAATTCGATTATAACATATTACTGCAAactatattacaattttatataatagttttgtaaataattttcgaAATATTCGTAATAATGTAGCATTACGTTatgcattaattattatatataatctcttTGTAGCCAGTTCTACAATGGTATGAAATGTTATTATTGCAAACTatattgcatatatatatttattagttttgaaaCTTTCGTTTGACAAATTTGTAATATGCCAGCAATACGTTTtgcaatatattatatttaataattttgaaatttttttggtAATCTTTTACCAGTAGGTTtcgcattaaacattaaaaataaccTCTTAGCATTAAAATGTgcattaatttatatgaattttcacattaaatatagttttcaaaatattaataaattttcaatgcAAGGTTTGTTGCGAGTCTTAATAAATTTAGTCTCCTCAGTTCCCGTTTCACCATCAATTCGGCCAACCATATCTTTTTTTCAACTTCACACGCCATCATTAATActtcttcatcatttcatctTCTCCATCTCCCAATTTCTTCAACATATTTCcatatctttatttttcttcaacccatttctctctctaaacccttttttctttcttcatttcatcaTGGTTTCAAACAAGCCAAGCTCATCCACTCTTTCCTCAGATGAGACAGAAACAGTACCGATGCCAACCACAAATACCGAATCTCCAACTGAGTTGGAGGCTACTCAATTGCTTCTTGGTGAAGCATTCGAAATAATCTATATACTTCACTCTAAAATTGAAAGACTCACCACCACCGGATCGAACGAGAAAGAGACATTGGAAAGGGAGATGAGTTTATTGTTGGCTAATATTgacaattttataaaagaaacggTCGGAGTCTTCAAAGGGATGAATAAAAAGGTAATGTAACAatatactatttatatattgatatgttttacccttttagttttaatttgtttattataatgcTAGGTTAATGATTTACTTCAGATACAAAGTTACTTAATCAACATTGTGGTGCAAGGCAAAAATTAGAAGACAAAAGGAGaagtatttaatttataaactcttACTTTTTGTCAATggtttgtattaatattttgaacaatgatttttagttgttttgttttatgaatatttttgaacaatagtttggttattttattttatgaatgttttgATTATGAATGGTTTTGTTATGAATCGtttggttattttattttatgaattttatttttggttataTGATATTTGGTTTTTATAAACTTTACACTTTTTTGAGGCATATTTTCCTAGGAAAGTATTgcgaataatatttttgttcaaTGTCTAGTTCAATAAcaatatgttaaaattatttaagaactTTTTTCCTGTTTGAGAGTGCAGTAAACTTTGCACTAAAATGTGTTCACCGTCGAATTGCTTTAAAccttacaatatttataatacactTTATTGCGAAAACTAATGCAAAATAAATGGcatttatagtaaatatttttcaactctctgTTATACTTCACATGTTTGATAGTGTAGTAAACTTTGCACTAAACCGTGTTCAACGCCGAATTACTTTAATCTTTGCATTAATGATAATACACATAATTGCGAAAACTAAGGCAGAACAAATgacatttttagtaaatatttttcaactaatTATTCTAATTCCCCTGTTTGACAATGCATTAAACTTTGCACTAAATTGTTTTCAACGTCGAATTGCTTTAAAACTTGTAATATTGATAATACGTTTATTGCGAAAACTAGTGTATAACGAATTAcatttatagtaaatatttttcaactctctaTTATAATTCTCCTATTTGAGAGTGTAATACATTTTGTACTAAACTATGTTCAACGTCGAATTGTTTTAATCTTTGCAATATGTATAATATGCCTTATTGCGAAAACTAGTCCAAAATGAATGACATTTATagtaatatttttcaactcacTGTTCTAATTCCCCTGTTTGACAGTGCAGTAAAATTTGCAATTAATCGGGTTCAATGCCAAATTTGTCTAATCTTTGTAGTATTGATAATGCATATTATTGCGAAAACTAGtgcaaaataaattgtattttcagtcaatattttttaacttactGTTATAATTCCCCTGTTTGACAATGCAGTAAACTTTGCACTAAACATTGTTCAACACCGAATTGTTTTAACGTTTGCAGTattgatattatataatattgcaAAACCTATTGCGGATATTAATTTCAAGTTAAAACTAATTACACTAGTAACAGTTTTAGCATTAacaaagtatttaatatttctaaCTACCACCAACTACCAATGTACTTGTTTACTTACTTCCTTCACTTCATCTTCTACAATTACATACTTCAATATCTCAATCTCTCAATCTCTCTATCTTCTATCTTCATCATTTGATCAAGATCATCAagttctttaatatatataattccatTTAATATCAAGGTAAATATATGTCTCTATCTTCTatcttcataatttatatatataagtagataatattctcattttaaTGTATATCTTCACATTTTTAGAGAATCTTCACCATTTGATGAACAAAGATCAAGATCttgaatacattttatatatttaacatattattctTATCTTGTCTCTGattatatatatcacatattattcttatactttatatatttatataaatacatttttaatcttataattgattatatatatatatatatatatatatatatatatatatatatatattacagatTGCAAAACGAGGGAGGATCGAGTTTGGATGTacaataataaacctaaatgcattgaaatatttttaagaggTTTAGAAGAGAAGTATCTTCTGAGAGCTTTTGTATTGGTCAAAACTTCTCATTCGACACAACTTGGATTTTATGTATATTGAAAAGAATGtgtttgaaaacattataaataacattatgaatgtgAAGGCTAAGACGAAGGACAATCTTAACGCTAGGAAGGATATGTTTCTTGTTTGCAATCGTCCAGAGCTACATGTTGAGCCTAATACATTGTCTCGTAAGCCTAAGAAGGCTTCTTATACTTTGACGAGGGAAGAAAATATCTTGATTTGTAAATGGCTGAAGACGTTGAAATTCCTAGATGGTTATGTTTCCAATTTGTCAAGATGTGTTGACACAACCGAATCTAGGTTGATCGGATTCAAAAGTCATGATTgtcatgtttttttagaaaggtTATTGCCAATTGCATTCAGTAAAATATTACCTAAATTCTTTTGGGGTACCTTGACTGACTTAAGTAATTTCATGCATGACCTTAATTGTTCAACTTTGAGCCAAGACAAAGTGGATAACTTACAAGCTCAAATTCTAGTAATTGTATGCAATCTAGAGAAGATTTTTCCACCATAATTTGTACCCTTTTTAATTTAGATTTCTAAAGAGTGTGAAGAATAAGGTGAGAAACAAGGCTAGATTGAAGCATCTATATGCAATGCCTATATTCTTGAAGAAATATCAACATTTGCTTCGTATTATTTTAAATCGAATgtaaatttcaaacaaagacAACCTCAAAGGAACACGGAATGATCATTGAACAAAAATCAACAAcaaatttctatttttaattaccTAGGACGTGAAAGTGGTGGTTCAAAGAGATTCATGACCAGAAAAGAAACATTAGTTGTTCACACATATGTCCTACTAAATTGTCTAGAGGTGAATCCATATTATAGGTATTGAACGatcatatcataattatttattttaaatttgataacttattttattttattatttaaggaCATTTTGTGGTAtgaatgctgaagtaaatcctAATGAAACAGATTGTCAATTCTCATCATGGTTCCGGTCAAAGGTGATTTTTCATTATGACTAAAGATGTCAAGTCTCATTATGATTCCGAtctaaacattataataattcactTTGAAGGTTTTACAAGAACAAAGAAGGGATCAACTTCACAAAGAATTAACGTATTTCATATCATTTGGTCCTAAGACTCCAGCAACTAGATATTCAACGTACTTCATTAATGGATATGTATGGAGAGCGGGTGATTTTGGATCTAATCAATCAACCATAAATAGTGGTATTTGCGTTCATGCAAATGATTCTGATTACTCTGGACTTGTGGAGGAGATTATTGAATTAGAATACCCTGGTCCATGTTTACATGTGGTTCTATTTAAATGTTTGTGGTTTGATCCTATTAGAGGTACTAGAGTTAATGAATCATATAGATTGATTGACGTGAACATGAGACATAAATAAACTAAGTACGACTCATTTGTTCTTGCTCAACAATCTATacaagtttactattcaaactatCCAACCACAACGAATGATCGTGATTTTGGATGGATGGCCGTTTGCAAAACAAAAGCAAGAGGAAAGATAGAGGAAATATGGACAAATGAAGTGGTATATCAACAAGAGTATCCTACCATAGAATTATATGATGTGAACGATTTGAGTGATCCCAATGTTATTCATGGTGAGTTAGATGGATTTGATGAAACTGAATTGATTGAAAGTGCTTCGGAGGAAAGTGATCATCTACAAACCGATTCGAATAATAATACAAATGgagatgatgaagatttagaAGGGGAAGAACAATCAGGAGAtgacatattttgattttgtagtTTGAAATGTTACTGCTGACTTCATTGCAGATGATTTTGCgtaatatgtttttgttaaattctgtaatattctcattatatgAAATGAAAACTAGTCTTTTAACATCACAGGTTTTGTTGCTCGCGAATAAGAagaataattactaaaaattaCATTGAATCTGCATTAAAAACGACATTGTCCATCATTATGCAGTTTAGCactaaatgaaaattaatgCATAGATAGTTGCTATCTAATTATGTATTTCTTACTCGATAgctgaaaaataattatcaaatatgCCATTGGATCTGCATTAAAAATGGCATTGaccttcaatatatattattgtcaaAACTATTGCTGTTCAGCGCTAAATAGAAATTAATGCATAGA is part of the Impatiens glandulifera chromosome 1, dImpGla2.1, whole genome shotgun sequence genome and encodes:
- the LOC124918746 gene encoding uncharacterized protein LOC124918746 — protein: MVSNKPSSSTLSSDETETVPMPTTNTESPTELEATQLLLGEAFEIIYILHSKIERLTTTGSNEKETLEREMSLLLANIDNFIKETVGVFKGMNKKVNDLLQIQSYLINIVVQGKN
- the LOC124921851 gene encoding dehydration-responsive element-binding protein 1E-like, translating into MDMSDFSDLFPSLYPSESSNSDLVDNRTTTTTTAAANIEIEEEVHLASSNPKKRAGRKKFQETRHPVFRGIRQRNTGKWVCEVREPNKTTRIWLGTFPTIEMAARAYDVAALALRGRLRIPTSTDPKEIQRAAAEAAEEFRPSSVTEYALNFPTNENVGDDDSVLGGGEQVGFCADMAEGPLLSPPRHSTDGCYFSDNEVDFYHDLTLWNY
- the LOC124933382 gene encoding uncharacterized protein LOC124933382 is translated as MAWSLKKILRTRVETYQMMKFRIENENEILFWHDPWLENNLIILREEFQSIRIRIKRKCLLYSIRDIQKGKCSSILRSILEGVRILNLINNIQFNRNIDTKSWDIVINGKFVAEKAWEIIRIKEVVVDWHKVVWSSKVIPRNQFILWLTFRKRLAIRDEIKKYMNIPYVNFPICTVKEESIDHLFGECAFVSKL
- the LOC124933366 gene encoding PTI1-like tyrosine-protein kinase At3g15890 → MSFRTGEQVPEPKRNESEVNYPWEIYTLKELLHATNNFHNDNKIGEGGFGSVYSVKRLKAMSAKAEREFAVEVEIHGRVRHKNLLGLRGFYAGGDERLIVYDYMSNQSLITHLHGQLVGHCLLDWPRRMNIVVGSAQGLSYLHHKANPHIIHRDIKASNVLLDSEFEPKVADFGFAKLIPDGVTHVTTRVKGTIGYLAPEYAMWGKVSESCDVYSFGILVLEIISGRKPLEKLPGGMKRDIVQWVTPYVHEGSFDSMADQKLKGKYDLSQLRAAVLVAIRCTDGNPDNRPSMLDVVEWLKSGTYGRRKIIREIPKTYEETYDVDDRMRR